ttagtattaacttttttttttcaattttacccTTCTTTCTATTAGATgctatatttaattttacagtttcttaaaacttatcatatcatttatttatttatttattttaattatcccACTTTTCTACTGGTAGATAAATGAAGAGAGAATTTGATATTTGAGTAATTAGGTAAAATAAAAAAGGCCGAACTCTTGGGCTGATTCAATGGGCTTCCCAATTTGGAAATGAGCTCAACATATCCTGAGAGAGAGTGGATTAGGGTTTTAGGGTTTCGTTCCTTTACAAAGGTCCCTTTTGAAGACTGCAAACTTTGTAAGAGACGAAGCTCTGTGAGAGGAAAGGCCACCGAGGAGCAGAGCCATGGTGCACGTCTCCTTCTATCGCAACTGTAATTCTCCATCCCTCTTCCTCTCCCTCGACGTGCATTTTCTCCTAGTAAATTTCGCATATTTTGTTTTGAAGGGATTCAAGGTTTATGTGTGAAGGATTtacaatgaaaatattttaagttgatCTGTTTGATGTAAAgttgtttttgtttcttttctatGCTTGATCCATGCATTATGGCACTTACGCTGTTCGGTCGCTGAGAAAATTGTGGAAAAAAAAGGGAGAGAAAGTGCTCTGTCTAGatcagtttatttattttattgttttgattCCCGAATAGCCTAAAAATGGTTGTGTTTTGCACTTGGATGGAGGGGTTTGTTTGCCTGGATACTGAAAAAGTAAATGTTGAGGCGTTAAGGTTCTATTTTGCTTTTCGTTTAACGGAGTGATCGAGATAAATTGATTTTTCTAGCTGTAAATATTTGGGTTTAGGATTTTTTGATAAAATGAGATGAAAAGTTCCCACCTTTATCTTAAGCTGAATCGCCATTATCTAGTTTTTTTAATTGAAGAGAGATCTGCTTCCTATGCATCTTGTTAGTGTCAAACAGACTAAGCATAATATAtgcttgatatatttttttttagtttcatAATTAATTGTGTTTCGTTTCTGGGTTTCACTTAAAATCCTGAATAAATAGATGGGAAGACTTTTAAGAAGCCCCGTCGTCCCTATGAGAAGGAGCGATTGGATGCAGAACTAAAGTTGGTTGGGGAGTATGGATTGCGGTGCAAGAGAGAGCTATGGAGGGTTCAATATGCTTTGAGCCGCATTCGAAATGCTGCTAGAATGCTTTTGACTCTTGATGAGAAGAATCCTCGCAGGATCTTTGAGGGTGAGGCACTTCTCCGCAGGATGAACCGCTATGGTTTATTGGATGAGAGTCAGAACAAGCTTGATTATGTGTTGGCCTTGACTGTGGAGAACTTCCTTGAGCGCCGCCTGCAAACACTTGTTTTCAAGTCTGGTATGGCAAAGTCCATCCACCATGCCCGAGTGCTTATCAGGCAGAGGCATATCAGGTATATATATGATTTGGTACTggaacttatttttattattttggttttACCAAGTGGCTTGCCTATTGCACTgctgattttaataatttagccACCTAATGTTCTACCACTGattatatagttttaaattTCCAGTCATGTTAATAAATTGTGAGCTCTAGGATAAATAATTTTGTGACAGAATCACTGTAGTGCCCTTTGGTGAAATAGGTACTTGCCATTGCATGAATATTATTTGTGTTGTTAGGCATGATGATGGTGCTTTTATCTCATCTGCTGGATTTTGTGATGATACCACTGTACTATTAGGTCTGAGACTCTTCAATATAATGAGCATTAACCCTTTGTTCATAGGAAGTAGTGATGTTAAATGTTGAGAGGAATTATAAGAAGCAAAGTATTTATTTATCTGCCATTGTTGGGAATTGACTTGACAATATCTGTTGTTTGTAAAAAGCACAGCCATGTACCGTGTTTGGGTGGTCAAGTACTTAGACATATTGTGTGCTGAACCCCCCTCTTATATTCTCTTAATGCGGGGAAACAAAAGAATAGCAAGCAGTTTGAATTTCTTATTGCTAAACTACTTGCTTTATGAGTAGCTTTTGAACCTAATGAAGCGTTTGAGACCAGATCAATATCTTGAAAGTTAAGGCCTTGTTAGAAAACTGAAGTTCAATATACACTGTTCTCCCAAAGTGTTGATGTTTTCACTGTGTTTGGGAGAATCAGTTTTGAAGACGACGATACTTTCGATGGTGTTTTGAAAGATGTGATTGTATATTgtcatcaacatgattgttatTGACTTGAATTCAAAATATGTTGGCTGTCTCTTTCTTGTGGTGCAATTAAGGATCCATCTGCATATATGCTTATATCATATAAATATTTGGGGTGGCAGGGTTGGAAGGCAGGTGGTTAACATCCCATCTTTCATGGTGAGGGTTGATTCACAGAAGCACATCGATTTCTCATTGACAAGTCCATTTGGCGGTGGGCGTCCTGGAAGAGTGaagagaaagaaccagagaGCTGCTAGCAAGAAGGCTTCTGGTGGAGATGGAGATGAAGACGATGAGGAGTGAGTTATGAGTTCAGCCATGGCCAGGCTAGTAGAACATAGGCTATTGCCTCAGCATTTGTTATCTTTTACAAGGACAGTTTTGTTAAGAATATTTACTGCATTAATGTTTTGGTTTCTGAACTTTGATATTGGGTTTGTTTTGAGAGGAATTAAAATTATGTATCAATGAGCTATGCTGAGCTCCTCCAATTTAAACGGAATCTGGCTGGTTATTGAATGCTTGTCTTCTTAGGTCTAATTTATGCTTTACTAGGAATACCTTGAGAAACCATCAGTTTGAGTTGGcttgaaaaatttgaaaaactGAATAAACTGAAATTTAATCAAATCGAACTTGATAAATTCAGtagattaaattgaattaaattttatttatttgattttatttaaattacaacgctgatttttgtttttttggatttattttgaatttaattttaattataaataagcgCCAAAAGTCATCTCCAATCCTATCCACTATTTTTTATACCATTTTAGTGTTTTGCACTAAAATGCTGCAATATTATTTTCAATCTTCTGCACTATTTTTAacacaaaaaaatatattttatttatattattctcttttttaatattatattatttattttactttaattttatttatatatttcactcaaaaaattcatataattttatatattcactctaaatatttat
This region of Manihot esculenta cultivar AM560-2 chromosome 10, M.esculenta_v8, whole genome shotgun sequence genomic DNA includes:
- the LOC110625350 gene encoding 40S ribosomal protein S9-2; translated protein: MVHVSFYRNYGKTFKKPRRPYEKERLDAELKLVGEYGLRCKRELWRVQYALSRIRNAARMLLTLDEKNPRRIFEGEALLRRMNRYGLLDESQNKLDYVLALTVENFLERRLQTLVFKSGMAKSIHHARVLIRQRHIRVGRQVVNIPSFMVRVDSQKHIDFSLTSPFGGGRPGRVKRKNQRAASKKASGGDGDEDDEE